One Corynebacterium efficiens YS-314 DNA segment encodes these proteins:
- a CDS encoding nucleoside hydrolase: MTTKIILDCDPGHDDAVAMLLAHGNPDIELLGITTVGGNQTLAKVTHNARVVATIAGMDTPIYPGVTRPLVRPVEVAEDIHGDTGMEIHNYDLPEPTVGVEDTHAVDFIIDTVMNNEPGTVALVPTGPLTNIALAVRKEPRIAERVKEVVLMGGGYHVGNWTAVAEFNIKIDPEAAHIVFNESWPLTMVGLDLTHQALATPEVEEKLAALGTETGDFVVALFDAFRKNYQDAQGFDNPPVHDPCAVAYLIDPTVFTTRKAPLDVELSGALTTGMTVADFRAPAPEDCTTQVAVDLDFDKFWTMVVDAVKRIG; the protein is encoded by the coding sequence ATGACCACCAAGATCATCCTCGACTGCGATCCCGGACACGATGACGCCGTCGCCATGCTGCTCGCCCACGGCAACCCGGACATCGAGCTGCTCGGCATCACCACCGTCGGCGGCAACCAGACCCTGGCCAAGGTCACCCACAACGCCCGTGTCGTGGCCACCATCGCCGGCATGGACACCCCGATCTACCCGGGCGTGACCCGCCCGCTGGTCCGCCCAGTCGAGGTCGCCGAGGACATCCACGGCGACACCGGCATGGAGATCCACAACTATGACCTCCCCGAGCCGACCGTGGGCGTTGAGGACACCCACGCGGTGGACTTCATCATCGACACGGTGATGAACAACGAACCGGGCACCGTCGCCCTGGTTCCCACCGGCCCGCTGACCAACATCGCCCTGGCGGTGCGCAAGGAACCCCGCATCGCCGAGCGCGTCAAGGAGGTCGTCCTCATGGGTGGCGGCTACCACGTGGGCAACTGGACCGCCGTCGCGGAATTCAACATCAAGATCGACCCGGAGGCCGCCCACATCGTCTTCAACGAGTCCTGGCCCCTGACCATGGTTGGTCTGGATCTCACACACCAGGCGCTGGCCACCCCGGAGGTGGAGGAGAAACTCGCCGCACTGGGCACCGAGACGGGCGACTTCGTCGTCGCGCTTTTCGACGCCTTCCGCAAGAACTATCAGGACGCCCAGGGATTCGACAACCCACCCGTCCACGACCCCTGCGCCGTGGCCTACCTCATCGACCCCACCGTGTTCACCACCCGCAAGGCACCACTGGATGTGGAACTGTCCGGCGCGCTGACCACCGGCATGACCGTCGCTGATTTCCGCGCCCCCGCCCCGGAGGACTGCACCACCCAGGTGGCGGTGGATCTGGACTTCGATAAGTTCTGGACCATGGTCGTCGATGCGGTGAAGCGCATCGGTTAG
- a CDS encoding MFS transporter: MSTTLEPRKAPAAAIIPLMIALLVAVFAFQLNASMLAPALATMEVELNATPAQIGMTQTAFFTAAALFSLFLPRWGDLIGRRKVLIGMMIVTGIGCLVAALAPNVTVLFLGRLIQGVAGPTVPLCLIILRQHVPNEKQYALLLGIVTSVNGGIGGVDAIAGGWLAEHFGFRSIFWVMAVFCVAAALALPFGVKESTAETTPKMDWLGVLPLAVSIGALLTAFNEAGKLADANWFLVIALFAIGIIGVVAFYNIEKRVKNPLVSIEYLGQRRTWALLLTTLLTMTGVFAVMNGLLPNLAQDATHGAGMSAGVVSWWTLTPYALAGLVFGPVAGILAGKFGYKIVLQIGIAATIIGVAGATFLVGSTSNLAYLGISIFVGITYAGIANIMLNGLGVVLSPADNQGYLPGMNAGAFNLGAGISFAILFAVATSFGDSNGGYAAGMWAGVIILALAFLCSLLIPRPESITDTVAARNLAANATDSTDTTDTAPVGN, encoded by the coding sequence ATGTCAACCACCCTCGAGCCGAGGAAAGCCCCGGCCGCTGCGATCATCCCGCTGATGATCGCCCTGCTGGTGGCGGTGTTCGCCTTCCAGCTCAATGCCTCCATGCTCGCGCCGGCCCTGGCCACCATGGAGGTCGAACTGAATGCGACCCCCGCCCAGATCGGTATGACCCAGACCGCGTTCTTCACCGCGGCCGCCCTGTTCTCCCTCTTCCTGCCGCGCTGGGGTGACCTCATCGGTCGCCGCAAGGTGCTGATCGGCATGATGATCGTCACCGGCATCGGCTGTCTCGTCGCGGCACTCGCCCCCAATGTCACCGTGTTGTTCCTGGGACGTCTGATCCAGGGTGTGGCCGGTCCCACCGTGCCCCTGTGTCTGATCATCCTGCGCCAGCATGTGCCCAATGAGAAGCAGTACGCACTGCTGCTGGGTATTGTCACCTCCGTCAACGGTGGTATCGGTGGCGTCGACGCGATCGCCGGTGGCTGGCTGGCGGAGCACTTCGGCTTCCGTTCCATCTTCTGGGTCATGGCCGTGTTCTGCGTGGCGGCCGCCCTGGCCCTGCCCTTCGGTGTGAAGGAATCCACCGCCGAGACCACCCCGAAGATGGACTGGCTCGGAGTGCTGCCGCTGGCCGTGTCCATCGGTGCCCTGCTGACCGCCTTCAACGAGGCCGGCAAGCTTGCCGACGCCAACTGGTTCCTCGTCATCGCCCTGTTCGCCATCGGCATCATCGGTGTCGTCGCCTTCTACAACATTGAAAAGCGTGTGAAGAACCCACTGGTCAGCATCGAATACCTCGGCCAGCGCCGCACCTGGGCGCTGCTGCTGACCACCCTGCTGACCATGACCGGTGTGTTCGCCGTCATGAACGGCCTGCTGCCCAACCTCGCGCAGGACGCCACCCATGGTGCGGGCATGTCCGCCGGTGTGGTCTCCTGGTGGACCCTGACCCCGTATGCCCTGGCCGGTCTGGTCTTCGGTCCCGTCGCCGGTATTCTCGCCGGCAAATTCGGCTACAAGATCGTCCTGCAGATCGGTATCGCCGCCACCATCATCGGTGTCGCCGGTGCCACCTTCCTCGTGGGCAGCACCTCCAACCTGGCGTACCTGGGGATCTCCATCTTCGTGGGTATCACCTACGCCGGTATCGCCAACATCATGCTCAACGGCCTCGGTGTGGTGCTCTCCCCCGCCGACAACCAGGGCTACCTGCCGGGCATGAACGCCGGTGCCTTCAACCTCGGTGCGGGTATCTCCTTTGCCATCCTCTTCGCGGTGGCCACCAGCTTCGGGGACAGCAACGGTGGGTACGCCGCCGGCATGTGGGCCGGTGTGATCATCCTGGCGCTGGCGTTCCTGTGCTCCCTGCTCATCCCACGCCCGGAATCCATCACCGATACCGTGGCGGCCAGGAACCTGGCTGCCAATGCCACCGACAGCACCGACACCACCGATACCGCCCCCGTGGGCAACTAA
- a CDS encoding ribokinase — MTDIPGSPGSIVVVGSINADLTTTVHRHPHPGETLLGGGGEISAGGKGANQAVAAAQLGAEVHMVGAVGSDTMADSALVHMRASGADMSAVHTVDGPTGLAVITVADDGENTIIVVPGANASVDADYVDRHARLIEQAGIVLLQGEIPADGFNRAVDLAQGRVVINLAPVVPVGHEQLRQADPLLVNEHEGALVLEMLGAPTTETDPSTLVAVLLGQGFPTVVMTLGADGALVGDAEGLTAIPTPTVEAVDTTGSGDAFAGALVAKLADGHSLVEAARFAARVGAFAATRRGAQASYPTLVDDLPTVTA; from the coding sequence ATGACTGACATACCCGGTTCACCCGGTTCCATTGTTGTTGTCGGATCCATCAACGCGGATCTGACCACCACGGTCCACCGCCACCCCCACCCCGGTGAGACCCTCCTCGGCGGCGGTGGTGAGATCAGTGCCGGCGGCAAGGGCGCCAATCAGGCCGTGGCCGCCGCCCAGCTCGGTGCGGAGGTCCACATGGTCGGTGCGGTGGGTTCCGATACCATGGCCGACTCCGCCCTGGTGCACATGCGTGCCTCCGGCGCTGACATGTCCGCAGTCCACACCGTCGACGGCCCCACCGGTCTGGCCGTGATCACGGTGGCCGATGACGGTGAGAACACCATCATCGTCGTGCCCGGCGCGAATGCCAGCGTGGACGCCGACTATGTGGACCGGCATGCCCGGCTCATTGAACAGGCCGGCATCGTCCTGCTGCAGGGTGAGATCCCCGCCGATGGTTTCAACCGCGCGGTGGACCTGGCGCAGGGTCGGGTGGTGATCAACCTCGCGCCTGTGGTCCCGGTCGGTCATGAGCAGCTGCGTCAGGCGGATCCCCTCCTGGTCAATGAGCACGAGGGTGCCCTCGTGTTGGAGATGCTCGGTGCACCCACCACCGAAACCGATCCGTCCACCCTGGTGGCAGTCCTGCTGGGTCAGGGTTTCCCCACCGTGGTCATGACCCTCGGTGCCGATGGTGCCCTGGTCGGTGACGCCGAGGGCCTCACCGCGATCCCGACCCCCACCGTTGAGGCGGTGGACACCACCGGCAGTGGCGATGCGTTCGCGGGTGCGCTCGTCGCAAAGCTCGCCGACGGCCACTCCCTGGTGGAGGCCGCACGCTTCGCCGCCCGCGTCGGTGCGTTCGCCGCCACCCGCCGCGGCGCGCAGGCCTCCTACCCCACGCTTGTCGACGACCTACCCACAGTCACCGCTTAA